One window of Ammospiza nelsoni isolate bAmmNel1 chromosome 12, bAmmNel1.pri, whole genome shotgun sequence genomic DNA carries:
- the LOC132078777 gene encoding steroid 21-hydroxylase-like, producing MAAAALLLGLLSLSLLSRLSRRGDGRGPRWGVLHLLHPQGALHLSRLTRRHGPVLRLRAAGREVLVPSSVATIREALVRHWGDWLGRPHSYLGLLVSRGGRDLALGDPCPGWRQQRGAVRGALARAGGRLGPLLWLQGRELCEELRSYGEAPLDPFEVFTFHTCSTIARLLFGELVPPPGELRAFSRCLGELLQVWGHSSVRVLDLLPLLRALPNPGLRKLLQLVQHRDMFVETQIQRHQACPSPPPDSVLGALLGRNPGAREGPLSPPRLHMALVDLFIGGTETTAAALGWAVAFLLHRPELQVRLRAELQGAQGPPGPGDMGRLPLLQATVSETLRLRPPAPLALPHCALSHTSLGGLPVAAGTVLIPNLLAAQQDPDIWQHPEVFLPERFLAPGAPSQSLLPFGCGARSCPGEGLARAELFVFLGLILREFRLEPGPEGLPGLRGSPGTVLRCPSFRLRMVPCQPPGLP from the exons ATGgcggctgcggcgctgctgctgggcctgctgtcgCTGTCGCTGCTGTCGCGACTGTCGCGGCGTGGCGATGGGCGTGGCCCGCGCTGGGGCGTGCTGCACCTGCTGCACCCACAGGGGGCGCTGCACCTGAGCCGCCTGACGCGGCGGCACGGGCCCGTGCTGCGCCTGCGCGCGGCGGGCCGCG AGGTGCTGGTGCCGAGCTCGGTGGCGACCATCCGCGAGGCGCTGGTCCGGCACTGGGGGGACTGGCTGGGGCGCCCCCACAGCTATCTGG GGTTGCTGGTGTCACGGGGGGGCCGGGACCTGGCACTGGGAgacccctgccctggctggcgGCAGCAGCGGGGAGCAGTTCGGGGGGCACTGGCACGGGCTGGGGGGCGTCTCGGGCCCCTCCTTTGGCTGCAGGGCCGGGAGTTGTGTGAG GAGCTGCGTTCGTATGGGGAGGCCCCCCTGGACCCCTTTGAGGTGTTCACCttccacacctgcagcaccatcGCACGCCTCCTCTTTGGGGAGCTG GTGCCCCCTCCAGGGGAGCTCCGGGCCTTCTCACGCTGCCTGGGGGAGCTGCTTCAGGTCTGGGGGCACAGCAGTGTTCGGGTGCTGgacctgctgcccctgctgcgg GCCCTGCCCAACCCGGGACTGcggaagctgctgcagcttgtccagcacCGTGACATGTTTGTGGAGACCCAGATCCAGCGGCATCAG GCgtgcccctcccctcccccggACTCAGTTctgggggcactgctggggcgTAATCCTGGGGCACGGGagggccccctgagccccccccGGCTGCACATGGCGCTGGTGGACCTGTTCATTGGGGGAACCGAGACCACTGCGGCggcgctgggctgggctgtggcctTCCTGCTGCACCGCCCCGAG ctgcaggtgcgGCTGCGGGCGGAGctgcagggggcacagggaccacCCGGGCCAGGGGACATGGGGCGCCTGCCCCTTCTTCAGGCCACCGTCAGCGAGACCCTGCGGCTGCGACCCCCTGCGCCCCTGGCGCTGCCCCACTGCGCCCTGAGCCACACCAG TCTTGGGGGGCTCCCCGTGGCAGCCGGCACTGTCCTGATCCCCAACCTGCTGGCAGCCCAACAGGACCCTGACATCTGGCAGCACCCTGAGGTCTTCCTGCCCG AGCGGTTCCTGGCGCCGGGCGCCCCCTCGCAGTCGCTGCTGCCGTTCGGCTGCGGGGCGCGATCGTGCCCGGGGGAGGGGCTGGCGCGGGCCGAGCTCTTCGTGTTCCTGGGGCTGATCCTGCGGGAATTCCGTCTGGAGCCGGGCCCGGAGGGACtgccggggctgaggggctcACCGGGCACGGTGCTGCGCTGCCCCTCCTTTCGCCTGCGTAtggtgccctgccagcccccggGCTTACCCTGA